A genomic window from Amblyraja radiata isolate CabotCenter1 chromosome 18, sAmbRad1.1.pri, whole genome shotgun sequence includes:
- the LOC116983159 gene encoding protein SSUH2 homolog yields the protein MDRQPLLRNLEADQPCQPLDPKLLAVAAAQAYPEASGAEGFASAPSVHLLDNVTGYEGTTADGERFVPPPVFSEAAARRDEPHPQRAWSIPSITEETAREAFIQYASSTCCYSSKPAKEMVFLDLKPCNAFRYRLESFTESRSTEWTSMPYKGQFVDSCTYGAAPLPWNIIVEIPQMFQNDIRKVPVPHTSSIKGCHACMAMGRRACTKCTATGRVRCHMCSGRGYRLDDRCNPCHGTGLRGCTSCSGCGTNPCETCEQSGQLMMHIQLTVKWKNNVNEYVADRHIGLSLELYTKMAGQNIFTDEQPMVSPILAFPEIQISQASQKIIQEHRQQLTRTSLIIQQRQTIEFIPVTQVYYEWKGNEYHYFTCGIDNKVHAPDYPAKCCCTIL from the exons TTACCCCGAAGCTTCAGGAGCCGAGGGATTTGCCTCCGCTCCGTCAGTTCACCTGCTGGATAACGTGACTGGATACGAGGGGACCACAGCAGATGGGG AGAGGTTTGTTCCCCCGCCTGTTTTCTCGGAGGCAGCAGCAAGGAGAGATGAGCCTCATCCACAGAGGGCGTGGAG TATTCCATCCATCACTGAGGAGACGGCCAGAGAGGCGTTTATTCAGTATGCATCCAGCACCTGTTGCTACAGTTCCAAGCCGGCCAAAGAAATGGTCTTTCTAGATTTAAAACCGTGTAACGCCTTTAGA TATCGCCTGGAAAGCTTCACTGAATCCAGATCGACTGAGTGGACATCAATGCCTTATAAAG GTCAGTTTGTGGACAGCTGCACTTATGGGGCTGCCCCCCTTCCCTGGAATATTATAGTGGAAATACCACAAATGTTTCAGAACGACATCAGGAAGGTCCCAGTGCCACACACTTCATCCATTAAG GGATGTCACGCATGCATGGCGATGGGTAGAAGGGCATGTACCAAATGCACTGCAACTGGACGG GTGAGATGCCATATGTGCAGCGGTCGTGGATACAGACTTGATGACAGATGCAATCCCTGCCACGGTACTGGGCTTAGAGG CTGTACTTCGTGTTCCGGATGTGGTACAAACCCCTGTGAGACATGTGAACAAAGCGGACAGCTCATGATGCACATCCAGCTAACAGTCAAGTG GAAAAATAACGTTAATGAATACGTTGCTGACCGACATATCGGACTTTCTTTAGAACTGTATACGAAAATGGCTGGGCAGAACATCTTTACCGATGAACAGCCCATG GTCAGTCCTATCTTGGCGTTTCCAGAAATTCAGATCAGTCAGGCCTCCCAGAAGATCATCCAGGAGCACCGACAGCAGCTGACAAGAACTTCTCTCATCATCCAGCAG CGTCAAACAATTGAGTTCATTCCCGTCACTCAGGTATACTATGAGTGGAAAGGAAACGAATACCATTACTTCACATGCGGCATTGACAACAAAGTGCATGCTCCGGACTACCCCGCCAAGTGTTGCTGCACCATTCTATAA